A stretch of Chryseobacterium turcicum DNA encodes these proteins:
- a CDS encoding sensor histidine kinase, which yields MKIITRNQNTVTTLVGITLLAVLLFLMIPHSYGIALPFVYWVNQFFFFILMLGLTYFNTKWLAPKLLFQRKYFQYYLTLFLSCVLIIIILSKLDELLNVSEEIRKIAGLHNTQKKQGHGNLSVFFYIFLIEILVLGVNIIGILIKKWQDEKNKRLQVEKDKIEMELSFLKSQINPHFFFNSLNTVNALTYTDVDQSRNALKKLGKIMRHVLYNTSNQSSTIASEIEFISNYLELMKMRSAQKVSIDFSVDIVSPDQKIASMLFLPFIENAFKYGISTQTHSPITIRITEKDQSLVFYTKNKVFEKIVDNKLDDDQNHGIGIQNTERRLELIYPGRYSLAINKVDGFEVQLKIDLNEN from the coding sequence ATGAAAATCATAACAAGAAATCAAAATACAGTTACAACCTTAGTGGGTATAACCCTCTTAGCAGTATTACTGTTTCTTATGATTCCGCATTCTTATGGGATCGCATTGCCTTTTGTTTATTGGGTCAATCAATTTTTCTTTTTCATTTTGATGCTGGGACTTACTTATTTCAATACAAAATGGTTGGCACCTAAATTACTCTTCCAAAGAAAATATTTTCAATACTATCTCACTTTATTTCTTTCGTGTGTATTGATTATTATAATTCTCAGTAAGTTGGATGAGTTGCTCAATGTTTCGGAGGAAATAAGAAAAATAGCTGGGTTACATAATACCCAAAAAAAACAGGGACATGGCAATTTATCCGTATTTTTCTATATTTTCTTGATTGAAATATTGGTGCTTGGTGTCAATATTATTGGCATATTGATTAAAAAATGGCAAGATGAGAAGAATAAACGCCTACAAGTAGAAAAAGACAAGATAGAAATGGAGCTTTCGTTTTTAAAATCACAAATTAACCCTCATTTCTTCTTTAACAGTCTCAACACGGTAAATGCTTTGACCTATACAGATGTTGACCAATCTAGAAATGCTCTTAAAAAATTAGGGAAAATAATGCGGCACGTTTTATATAACACATCCAATCAATCTTCTACTATTGCATCAGAAATAGAGTTTATTTCCAATTATTTGGAATTGATGAAAATGCGATCTGCCCAGAAGGTTTCAATTGATTTTTCGGTGGATATCGTCTCTCCTGATCAAAAAATTGCTTCGATGCTGTTTTTGCCTTTTATAGAAAACGCATTCAAATATGGCATCAGCACACAGACACATAGTCCGATTACCATTAGGATTACAGAAAAAGATCAATCATTGGTGTTCTATACAAAGAATAAAGTTTTTGAAAAAATCGTGGACAACAAGTTGGATGATGATCAAAACCATGGTATCGGAATACAGAATACGGAAAGACGGCTGGAACTAATTTATCCTGGCAGGTATTCCTTGGCAATAAATAAGGTTGATGGCTTTGAGGTGCAACTTAAAATTGATTTAAATGAA